In the genome of Hippoglossus hippoglossus isolate fHipHip1 chromosome 4, fHipHip1.pri, whole genome shotgun sequence, one region contains:
- the cts12 gene encoding cathepsin L1 translates to MGTKQTHINAAHQSGFLLRAALLSVLLCSPRRVASDSDEGILTDWEIWKSSNGVTYDDLDDMQRRAIWEENKQKINDNNQGFFMGIRPFAMAMNKYGDLTQQESQVLQGAAINAQFVHRGKTVSARRLHNNARKLDAWFVDYRNMGYVTEVKDQGYCGSCWAFSTTGAIEGQIYKKTGQLVSLSEQNLVDCSKAYGTFGCSGAWMGNAYDYVVNNGLQSTSTYPYTSVDTQPCYYDSRLAVAHIKDYRFIPKGDEQALADAVATIGPITVAIDADHASFLFYSSGIYDEPTCNPNNLSHAVLLVGYGSDGGQDYWILKNSWGSSWGEGGYMRMVRDGSNTCGIASYALYPII, encoded by the exons ATGGGGACAAAACAAACTCACATCAATGCAG CTCATCAGTCTGGCTTCTTGCTGAGGGCAGCCCTGCTCTCTGTCCTGTTGTGCAGCCCGAGGCGTGTGGCGTCCGACTCGGATGAGGGGATCCTGACTGACTGGGAGATCTGGAAGAGCAGCAACGGCGTAACCTACGATGATCTG GACGACATGCAGAGGAGGGCGATCTGGGAGGAGAACAAGCAGAAGATCAATGACAATAATCAAGGTTTTTTTATGGGGATCAGGCCGTTCGCTATGGCTATGAATAAATATGGAGACCTG ACACAACAAGAATCCCAGGTGTTGCAAGGTGCCGCGATAAACGCCCAGTTTGTGCACAGAGGGAAGACGGTCTCTGCTCGAAGGCTGCACAACAATGCTCGGAAGTTAGATGCTTGGTTTGTCGACTACAGGAACATGGGTTATGTCACTGAGGTGAAAGATCAG GGTTACTGTGGCTCCTGCTGGGCCTTCAGCACCACAGGAGCTATCGAGGGACAAATCTACAAGAAAACCGGTCAGCTTGTCTCCTTGAGTGAGCAAAACTTGGTGGACTGCTCCAAAGCATACGGCACCTTTGGCTGCAGCGGTGCCTGGATGGGCAACGCCTACGACTATGTGGTGAACAACGGGCTTCAGTCGACAAGCACCTACCCGTACACCTCAGTG GATACTCAGCCCTGTTATTACGACAGCAGACTTGCGGTCGCTCATATCAAAGACTACAGGTTCATACCCAAAGGAGACGAGCAGGCCCTGGCTGACGCTGTGGCAACCATTGGTCCAATCACAGTGGCCATTGATGCGGATCATGCAAGCTTCCTGTTCTACAGCTCAG GAATATACGATGAGCCGACCTGTAACCCTAATAATCTGAGTCACGCTGTTCTGCTGGTTGGTTACGGCTCTGACGGAGGACAAGACTACTGGATCTTAAAAAACAG CTGGGGCAGCAGCTGGGGTGAAGGCGGCTACATGCGAATGGTCCGGGACGGCAGTAACACATGTGGCATTGCAAGTTATGCCCTGTACCCTATTATATGA